From the Toxoplasma gondii ME49 chromosome VIIa, whole genome shotgun sequence genome, one window contains:
- a CDS encoding hypothetical protein (encoded by transcript TGME49_205360~Predicted trans-membrane domain (TMHMM2.0):376-399:784-807), giving the protein MEQSYLVSLLVSLGCLKLLFLLGDPSLALSGANGGAHGFPSAGTVLFSTHPPSDSSPAHILSSVFSAQNDDQLAVLPDTGLSELVTSDDSPERRARAFVELMDVPDEREQQFSTSPTASRSFVKIKQHEMLRDADGNSNVFRLLPLKSPLEEEAKDGTVVTPVSAVQMEQLFSEVHRKDRKIIIKTLKALTRRSFKKADNYISTHSYIAHLTRVNPLFRSIARSDKEKRKLLASLSRVISHRPQRKLKKRKEELFRAVRVLRKYLKIPKVVADTDPFLLECAAHLIADIRQKRHEGYWGFLDGLRHDASLTLYSVVVGTFLDYHGGFDSYVIDETHIIDTCIHMSISVGKLPVFDAFHLPGGLFGSLLTVAVKGYNYMFYPALAATTSLIGIATGLICLTQLTDIMFKAFDTIARSLKKGIRLGFMKFYQYRVRGDRVGQNVISFLAMNKAASLLAILWQLKNVNYQALQDFKTIAPTTHEATFQHGVNFGAVEFSSEIQRHLEEDYLAFRPELDECYGSTQLTPLVELKCDASWKSVERFTKAMDGMISYVSRFNFKKYVGELLLLMYTIVIVNMNVNRSPGDSSTTEGFRNAKGYIDVENDTGAFPSKLFRLPFLKENAHRASVGLSKLALFFQLRRLHQWNPNRDEWVMVDMETGPEDPARDTKSEASTDVPESSLSSSVSLPPPPLQRLPSLHAAPRLAPPSGSRASFLSTSEDLLGVRSFADSADVAREVAAEMRVKARLTLAPDVRDGDWPSPVEELSPEEQKRLNAVRRRRTKMMLRLFYKGVSSLAVAINQLFGRFVHLLMLQNSGKPLKKCPADATLLSAAGVCENDRSLRARDEMPLRLVVSTFAGMFYRRAEGNFGVTTKEEIVQKFMDFIDEIKYGRVQVGFLGKLRRKRPQWILDSILNPLFGEGSHKKVLIKSSEMAIIKAIVVNEVGALFKQVEDSARFKYSRCDTTGRLYILTDLNGGTQFFVTSTPRTPELEEKACRIELQLQETEIYFRGDQVKGGVLFLPGVPPIRGVLSKDPELLTSAEADSDILLIVEGTLWMQGYPRVHARMVGAVLYVSKRLRYPSLSWGEFMQAITPQDLEFAYRILQEGTAEKLQADLQQLDKKMLYSFDFSLGNIWSILLGTMERSVLPIKKQAFLSYDFNIVVGASFVLSIYNNIVKNVSGLTHWYLRFENLYYDELKRAKLGGQEAPPGTGFLEAGNGWEGGEEAEQGSRTQERDHNNSPTSSLSDSVSATDTSDDVSPPFSFVGNEVLRPERGDQEREREDGDEEPVRFSFETDIVLDWNCNAFYENREEERPAKGAASITVDERNALQCSLLHFMRRQPTVSADDDVQLRQDSGKVLAYLQRIVYELRLRKGQSLSSWKSFMNAYPGKPKNPISEIREDLGGAKAFIQRKRQKLRTRFKAWRHKLRSELSKKFFGKRPINAMGGRRFLHVMFVAFVELFPNPDDFPRQVLLTPMQMLQFCGLQTVLRTYTAPYFFDRKKGNSLALQMKASPVPSESHRTALGELDMRVARIVTSDQSEGKARTHKLVRQVGGYLQLLAETSFTGVEVPEYTSRSFLQYVKMKINEERRGTPKTDSEFMALVQMQVTDLTLLYTMLAAIDDVEELKRIQQELTKENFNLAALSAEKLRLYSPYFYFDLSSDTGKSVRGGKRPASMLVLTMECRQQTLSPNWNSANNSLEAFLLFLREGLSPDDISEITWTELSTSEPSRSSPEAETGTSVDAEEVRASDQGDSQEPWKIAMKLPLLTGLEVLGYASEFRPETTENMFAAPSVLCHICEPVDYILPLGLPEWIKLRRDASSQEELFREEQREDREEMSMFDAEPVSAAPFSVPVPEPFVETSEATDGDISAPPADPTDTKDTIEDSAGEFVNAGDVAFVQQRADAETKDEDELREKINTGEKETMPQVEVPLVSRPPEREDKRENAAGASRFLPEPGYQSPFIEAGEDAKVEEGEDVAETVEDDGDETEPIQEEGRVEAIGAASELRLRRAYPLSDEILPLFLDMFHGLYALARPWRLRKDFLRRMRKSLSNAYESRTEVTGEATARDKSRDRRSSSLSTADLKAIFHSVSGGLPKPPTSRNPITEVVFRELHGSVVATRKAVIDENAGKLATWVCINSAREICAAGSTATPPELASAEYRRCVADIEARCRQVDWQEFQVVLQAEEYAIKSGVFVSAMQSVEKQDLRKILETVDDVLTDMIVEELKKHWWAPRNTFTEASFPSDSDDTMLAGRRPSVQKRWLYVKNRLQKCMDKLKNQQPDFAASTVRSVFEPLFFKLARGEFSGKAELKAYLQEMRVTIARAAAIELDETMVSRNVALRHQAHNREMKRRRRRPFYQRTTRAVEDERVHFISHSPSPAGPEAQDFPEPESSLLQVRQDIHDSNGQKCGFLHAESPCSTVSSSSPSPLLSRNVLSAVSLSPPHTDPPVADAAAAEMSGTETTKPLVAVSSPAAKERVQRVSAAASFALLFSHQQKQTGGRGGNEVARVNPADSDTIKDAFGSRIDSSSFNEYTLQVVARREGRLKWLRVYRINAALLTLELLVQLRSGISVKLRGVFKRVREHIRRILFAPQALMRFVMGRVAAFRRR; this is encoded by the exons ATGGAGCAGAGCTACTtagtctctctcctcgtgtctctggGTTGTTTGAAGCTGCTTTTTCTGTTGGGTGACCCTTCGCTAGCCCTTTCCGGTGCGAATGGCGGCGCCCACGGTTTCCCCTCCGCCGGAACCGTCCTTTTTTCAACCCACCCGCCTTCTGATTCATCTCCTGCTCATATCTTGTCATCCGTCTTCTCCGCACAAAACGACGACCAACTCGCTGTTTTGCCCGACACGGGACTGTCGGAGTTGGTGACCAGCGATGACAGCCCAGAACGGCGAGCAAGAGCCTTCGTTGAGTTGATGGACGTTCCAGACGAAAGGGAACAACAGTTTTCCACTAGTCCTACCGCGTCCCGTAGCTTCGTCAAAATTAAGCAGCATGAAATGTTACGGGATGCAGACG GAAACTCAAATGTTTTCCGGTTGCTGCCACTCAAGTCTCCcttggaggaagaagcgaaggacggAACCGTGGTGACTCCTGTTTCGGCGGTTCAGATGGAACAGCTGTTTTCCGAAGTCCacaggaaagacagaaaaatcATCATCAAGACGTTGAAGGCTCTCACCCGCAGGAGTTTCAAAAAAG CGGACAACTACATCTCGACGCACAGTTACATTGCACATCTGACGCGTGTGAATCCCCTGTTCCGCTCTATTGCAAGgagcgacaaagagaagagaaagctgttggcttctctttcgcgagTGATATCCCACAGGC CGCAACGTAAACtcaaaaagaggaaagaagaacttTTTCGCGCTGTCAGGGTCCTTCGGAAGTACCTAAAAATCCCGAAGGTGGTCGCAGACACAGACCCGTTTTTGCTCGAGTGTGCGGCGCACTTGATCGCAGATATTCGACAGAAGCGCC ATGAAGGCTACTGGGGATTTCTCGACGGCCTCCGGCATGATGCGAGCCTGACTTTGTACAGCGTCGTTGTCGGGACCTTTCTTGATTACCATGGCGGCTTCGACTCGTACGTGATTGACGAGACACATATAATCGATACATGCATCCACATGAGTATTTCTGTCGGCAAGCTCCCGGTCTTCGACGCCTTTCACCTACCAGGCGGGCTTTTTGGTTCTCTTCTCACTGTGGCAGTCAAAGGCTATAACTACATGTTCTACCCAGCTCTTGCAGCCACGACAAGTCTCATCGGCATTGCCACTGGGCTGATTTGCCTCACCCAGCTGACCGATATCATGTTCAAAGCCTTCGACACCATTGCCAGGTCTTTGAAGAAAGGGATACGCCTCGGCTTCATGAAATTCTACC AGTATCGCGTGCGAGGTGATCGCGTCGGTCAGAACGTGATTTCGTTCCTGGCGATGAACAAGGCAGCGTCGCTCCTCGCCATCTTGTGGCAACTGAAAAACGTGAACTACCAGGCTCTACAAGACTTCAAAACAATAGCTCCCACCACGCATGAGGCTACCTTTCAGCACGGCGTGAACTTTGGAGCGGTAGAATTCTCTTCGGAAATTCAGCGACACCTGGAAGAGGACTACCTGGCGTTCCGGCCGGAGCTCGATGAATGCTAC GGGTCTACGCAACTGACACCTCTCGTTGAGCTTAAG TGTGACGCATCATGGAAGAGTGTGGAAAGATTTACGAAGGCCATGGATGGCATGATCTCGTATGTGAGTCGGTTCAACTTCAAGAAATACGTGGGAGAGCTGTTGCTCTTGATGTACACCATCGTGATCGTGAACATGAATGTCAATCGGAGCCCCGGAGACAGTTCAACAACGGAGGGCTTCCGAAACGCCAAGGGGTACATCGACGTCGAGAACGATACGGGTGCCTTCCCCTCCAAGCTTTTTCGCCTGCCGTTCCTGAAAGAAAATGCGCACCGAGCCTCAGTGGGGCTGTCAAAGCTAG ctCTTTTTTTTCAACTGCGGCGTCTTCATCAGTGGAATCCCAATCGGGATGAGTGGGTGATGGTGGACATGGAGACCGGGCCGGAAGACCCAGCAAGGGATACAAAGTCCGAAGCTTCAACGGATGTTCCAGAATcgtccctgtcttcttccgtgtCACTGCCGCCCCCTCCCCTGCAACGGCTTCCTTCGTTGCATGCTGCTCCTCGCCTTGCACCGCCGTCCGGCTCTCGTGCGTCGTTTTTGTCGACCTCAGAGGACCTGCTCGGGGTTCGAAGCTTCGCAGATTCGGCAGACGTCGCGCGAGAAGTGGCCGCCGAGATGCGGGTAAAGGCGCGTCTCACTCTCGCGCCTGACGTTCGTGACGGCGACTGGCCTAGTCCTGTCGAAGAGCTCTCGCCGGAGGAGCAAAAGAGGCTGAACGCAGtccggagaaggagaacaaagaTGATGCTTCGGCTCTTTTACAAGggtgtctcgtctcttgcTGTGGCCATCAATCAGCTGTTCGGGCGATTTGTTCACCTGCTGATGCTGCAGAATTCGGGAAAACCCTTGAAAAAGTGTCCCGCTGACGCGACACTCTTGTCAGCGGCCGGCGTCTGCGAAAATGACAGGTCTCTgcgcgcgagagacgaaatgCCCCTCCGCCTGGTCGTCTCCACCTTCGCAGGCATGTTCTACAGACGCGCCGAAGGCAACTTTGGGGTTACGACCAAGGAAGAGATCGTCCAGAAATTCATGGACTTCATCGACGAAATCAAGTATGGCCGCGTCCAGGTTGGATTCCTTGGCAAACTGCGGAGAAAACGGCCTCAGTGGATCCTCGACAGCATCCTCAACCCACTCTTCGGTGAAGGCAGCCACAAAAAAGTTCTCATCAAATCCAGTGAAATGGCCATCATCAAAGCGATCG TTGTCAACGAGGTCGGCGCTCTTTTCAAACAAGTCGAAGACTCC GCACGTTTCAAGTATTCGCGGTGCGACACCACAGGACGGTTGTATATTCTCACCGACTTGAATGGAGGCACTCAGTTTTTCGTAACAT CGACGCCGCGAACGCCGGAACTCGAAGAGAAGGCGTGCAGGATTGAATTACAACTCCAAGAGACGGAGATTTACTTCCGCGGTGACCAAGTGAAGGGTGGtgttttgtttcttcctggTGTTCCTCCTATTCGTGGGGTCCTGTCGAAGGATCCCGAATTGCTCACTTCTGCGGAGGCAGACTCTGACATTCTCCTCATTGTCGAGGGCACTCTGTGGATGCAAGGGTATCCAAGAGTGCATGCGAGAATG GTTGGAGCGGTGCTCTATGTGTCAAAGCGCCTTCGGTACCCGTCCCTCAGCTGGGGTGAGTTTATGCAAGCCATCACGCCGCAAGACCTTGAATTTGCGTACCGCATTCTGCAGGAGGGCACCGCTGAGAAGCTGCAGGCAGACCTCCAGCAGCTAGACAAGAAGATGCTGTACAGCTTCGACTTTTCTCTCGGGAACATTTGGTCCATTCTGCTGGGCACGATGGAGCGGTCTGTGCTCCCGATCAAGAAACAGGCTTTCCTGTCGTACGACTTCAACATCGTTGTCGGCGCCTCGTTCGTCCTCAGCATCTATAACAACATCGTGAAAAACGTTTCGGGTCTCACGCACTGGTACTTGCGATTCGAAAACCTTTATTATGATGAACTGAAGCGGGCGAAACTCGGCGGACAGGAAGCGCCTCCTGGAACGGGCTTCCTGGAGGCCGGCAACGGTTgggaaggaggcgaggaagccgagcAAGGAAGCAGAACGCAGGAAAGAGACCACAACAACTCACCGACTTCAAGCCTATCGGATTCAGTCTCTGCAACGGACACGTCCGATGATGTATCCCCACCGTTCAGCTTCGTTGGAAACGAGGTGCTAAGgcccgagagaggagaccaggaacgagaaagggaagacggGGACGAAGAGCctgtgcgtttctcctttgaAACGGATATCGTTCTCGACTGGAACTGCAACGCCTTCtacgaaaacagagaagaagaacgaccCGCCAAGGGAGCAGCCAGCATCACCGTCGACGAAAGAAATGCACTACAGTGCAGCCTTCTCCATTTCATGCGTCGACAGCCCACTGTC AGTGCGGACGACGACGTCCAGTTAAGGCAAGATAGCGGGAAGGTCCTGGCCTACCTCCAACGCATCGTGTACGAACTGCGCTTGAGGAAAGGCCAGTCTCTATCCTCGTGGAAGAGTTTTATGAATGCTTATCCTGGAAAGCCGAAAAACCCCATATCAGAGATCAGAGAGGACCTTGGCGGAGCCAAGGCCTTCATCCAGCGGAAACGCCAAAAACTGAGAACCCGCTTCAAAGCATGGCGACACAAACTCCGATCTGAACTCAGCAAGAAGTTCTTCGGGAAAAG GCCCATCAACGCGATGGGTGGAAGACGGTTTCTGCACGTCATGTTCGTCGCGTTTGTGGAGTTGTTTCCAAACCCCGATGATTTCCCTCGTCAGGTGCTTCTCACCCCCATGCAAATGCTCCAGTTTTGTGGACTGCAGACTGTGTTGAGGACCTACACAGCTCCCTACTTTTttgacagaaagaaagggaacagTTTGGCGCTGCAAATGAAGGCTTCTCCTGTTCCCTCCGAGTCACACAGAA CTGCTTTGGGTGAGCTGGATATGCGCGTGGCACGCATTGTCACGTCGGATCAGTCAGAAGGGAAGGCACGCACGCACAAGTTGGTTCGCCAGGTCGGCGGCTACCTCCAGCTGTTAGCAGAGACGTCCTTCACCGGAGTGGAAGTGCCGGAATATACCTCTCGCAGTTTCTTGCAATATGTGAAGATGAAGATaaacgaggagaggagaggcaccCCGAAAACAGACTCCGAGTTCATGGCGCTTGTTCAGATGCAAGTAACTGACCTGACACTTCTCTACACCATGCTAGCTGCCATTGACGACGTTGAAGAGCTCAAGAGGATTCAACAAGAGTTGACGAAGGAAAACTTCAACCTCGCTGCGCTTTCTGCTGAGAAGCTTCGGCTTTACTCACCTTATTTCTACTTCGACCTCTCCTCAG ATACAGGCAAGTCTGTGCGCGGTGGCAAGCGCCCCGCGTCGATGCTGGTTCTGACTATGGAGTGTCGCCAGCAGACACTTTCTCCTAACTGGAACTCTGCGAACAACTCGTTGgaggcgtttcttctctttcttcgagagGGACTTTCTCCTGATGATATCTCTGAAATCACTTGGACTGAGCTTTCCACCTCCGAGCCTTCTCGGTCATCGCCGGAAGCGGAGACTGGCACGTCGGTGGACGCCGAGGAGGTTAGAGCGAGCGATCAAGGCGACTCCCAGGAACCTTGGAAGATTGCCATGAAGCTGCCGCTTCTGACAGGCTTGGAGGTCTTAGGTTATGCCAGCGAATTCCGTCCTGAAACAACCGAAAATATGTTCGCCGCCCCGTCTGTGCTGTGTCATATCTGTG AGCCGGTGGACTACATTCTCCCTCTCGGTTTGCCGGAGTGGATTAAGTTGCGCAGAGACGCATCCTCGCAGGAGGAGTTGTTCCGAGAAGAACAGCGCGAGGACAGGGAGGAAATGTCGATGTTCGACGCTGAGCCGgtttctgctgctccttTTTCCGTGCCTGTGCCCGAGCCATTCGTCGAAACATCGGAGGCCACAGACGGCGATATAAGCGCGCCACCGGCGGATCCCACAGACACGAAAGACACAATCGAGGACAGTGCTGGCGAATTCGTCAATGCAGGGGATGTTGCGTTCGTTCAGCAGCGCGCAGATGCAGAAAccaaagacgaagacgagctCAGAGAAAAAATCaacacaggagagaaagagacgatgCCACAGGTCGAAGTCCCCCTGGTTTCTCGACCACCCGAAagggaagacaagagagaaaacgccgCAGGTGCGAGCCGTTTTCTGCCGGAACCGGGATATCAATCGCCCTTTATAGAGGCCGGTGAAGACgcaaaagtggaagaaggggaagatgTGGCTGAAACCGTTgaggacgacggagacgagacagaacctatccaggaagaaggacgtGTGGAAGCCATAGGTGCGGCGTCGGAACTGCGGCTTCGGCGCGCATACCCCTTGAGCGATGAGATTCTGCCGCTTTTTCTAGACATGTTCCACGGCCTATACGCGCTGGCGCGCCCCTGGCGCCTCCGCAAAGACTTTCTTCGGCGCATGCGCAAGTCCTTAAGCAACGCGTACGAGTCCAGGACGGAGGTGACGGGGGAGGCGACAGCGCGCGATAAGAGTCGAGACAGGCGCTCCAGTTCTCTCAGCACCGCCGACCTTAAAGCAATATTCCACAGCGTTTCTGGAGGACTCCCGAAGCCGCCTACGAGCCGAAATCCGATCACGGAAGTGGTTTTCAGAGAGCTGCACGGCAGCGTCGTAGCAACGCGGAAAGCCGTGATCGACGAGAACGCGGGAAAACTCGCGACCTGGGTGTGCATCAACTCGGCCCGGGAAATCTGCGCCGCCGGATCAACCGCCACCCCGCCAGAGCTGGCGAGTGCGGAGTACCGCAGATGCGTCGCAGATATTGAGGCGCGATGTCGACAAGTTGACTGGCAAGAATTCCAAGTTGTCCTGCAGGCCGAGGAGTACGCGATCAAGTccggcgtcttcgtctctgccatGCAGAGCGTCGAGAAACAGGACCTGCGGAAAATACTCGAAACTGTCGACGATG TTCTCACCGACATGATCGTGGAAGAGTTGAAGAAACACTGGTGGGCACCGCGAAATACTTTCACAGAAGCCTCCTTTCCGTCCGACTCTGACGATACGATGCTTGCCGGAAGAAGACCGTCTGTACAGAAACGGTGGCTCTATGTGAAAAACAGGTTGCAAAAGTGTATGGACAAGCTGAAAAATCAGCAACCCGACTTTGCTGCAAGCACAGTGCGCTCAGTTTTCGAACCTCTCTTTTTCAAACTGGCGAGAGGGGAGTTCTCTGGCAAAGCAGAGCTAAAGGCATACTTGCAGGAAATGCGTGTCACGATTGCGAGGGCAGCAGCTATCGAACTCGATGAGACCATGGTTAGCCGGAATGTGGCGCTCCGTCACCAGGCACATAACAGGGAAATGAAgcgacgacggcgacgacCGTTTTATCAGCGTACCACTAGGGCTGTCGAAGACGAAAGGGTTCATTTTATTTCTcattctccctctccggctGGCCCTGAAGCGCAAGATTTTCCGGAGCCCGAGTCGTCTCTGCTCCAAGTTCGCCAAGATATTCACGACAGCAACGGCCAGAAATGTGGTTTCCTCCATGCGGAATCGCCTTGCtcgactgtctcttcttcgtctccttcccctctcctttCGCGGAATGTTTTGTCAGCTGTCTCGTTGTCTCCACCTCACACTGATCCCCCCGTTGCGGACGCAGCGGCAGCGGAGATGAGTGGGACAGAAACAACGAAGCCTCTTGTGGCAGTGAGCTCTCCCGCAGCTAAAGAGAGGGTAcagcgcgtctctgctgctgcttcctttgcacttctcttctctcatcaACAGAAACAAACAGGAGGGCGAGGCGGCAATGAAGTTGCGCGTGTAAATCCAGCGGATTCAGACACCATCAAAGACGCTTTTGGTTCTCGTATCGATTCGTCTTCTTTCAACGAGTACACACTGCAAGTCGTTGCAAGACGGGAAGGCAGACTTAAGTGGCTTCGGGTGTACCGGATCAATGCCGCTCTCCTCACCCTGGAGCTTCTTGTCCAGCTTCGATCAG GTATTTCAGTGAAACTTCGTGGCGTTTTCAAGAGAGTCCGCGAGCACATACGGAGAATCCTATTCGCTCCTCAGGCACTCATGAGGTTTGTGATGGGGAGAGTCGCCGCCTTTCGTCGTCgctga
- a CDS encoding hypothetical protein (encoded by transcript TGME49_205370~Predicted trans-membrane domain (TMHMM2.0):17-35:41-61:75-95:101-124): protein MALWGIEFPIAPIREWRMWPPFLAFVSCQFVLLIVHSVAHDALVGVTVFLSCVSCVSCIIWRRLRVLLANFLSQCFLFFVLLVCAVTGASSMAGLHENKPYMALVVIQFLAFSLGLAACGNLVYRFKTKAPIIPVTSAVRKPPIEFCEREVRLTSSHQSLDSNGADSGLISTLFGLISSKRPSFCASQCHSDADAKTASSTQASRGYASDSEKNDSASLTDRSAVEGKCNSNSIRVTDGRESDWFLTQSFRHDQEKEQLYQDALRSFAESSLPGPCQAPSHMEVSPDSAQVPACALSSLAPCLNASLAGTDEAPSSSALSEERDLHRASGESIVVFSATDEKGVFYVRTTSVSPVPSPTNVDSEASSFDLSPQTMDGDCHHTNKTTEPEPLSMEAAGSPAGPKRYRVGAYSCDDYAYRQTSDGEPPATYIVQLTDSDCSEFSSAVAHGSSVAPASGVANQLNPPSPLQSAWKTLKRKSRKSLQNAIQYLSSSSEAQSDECHIAKPVPVRGNSGEEYCHTPPGARTERSRKAPTGQRREVSSTSGVPTSMGVGPSHPNSQRGMQSPLTTPSGEEVDLSASVGAPTGAHEETKAGPSGDVQTLPDTDSGDAPVKSRGTATGAEAQITSGGYKLASNACPSWKSRDIFPGLRSDDSLKQDDDSGEVPKDSRAACTGDWVSDSSNTGWGPAEKQARSLPGNTKYSPPSFVGDAAKNQAEWPEGDISGDDGSVNLSLSSSEADFQP, encoded by the coding sequence ATGGCACTCTGGGGCATAGAATTCCCGATCGCTCCCATACGGGAGTGGCGGATGTGGCCGCCATTTCTTGCTTTTGTGAGCTGCCAGTTTGTCTTGCTCATCGTCCACAGTGTGGCACATGATGCCCTTGTGGGAGTaaccgtttttctctcgtgcgTATCCTGTGTTTCCTGCATCATCTGGCGCCGCCTTCGTGTGCTGTTGGCGAACTTCTTGTCGCagtgttttctgtttttcgtgcTGCTAGTTTGCGCGGTCACAGGCGCTTCGTCCATGGCCGGGCTGCACGAAAACAAGCCGTATATGGCGCTTGTTGTCATCCAATTTCTGGCCTTCTCACTTGGCCTCGCAGCTTGTGGTAACCTAGTCTACCGCTTCAAAACGAAGGCACCCATCATTCCCGTCACATCTGCCGTTCGGAAGCCACCAATCGAGTTCTGTGAGCGCGAAGTTCGCCTGACTTCATCTCATCAGAGTCTCGACTCGAACGGTGCAGACAGTGGACTGATTTCGACCTTGTTTGGCCTCATTTCATCTAAGCGGCCATCTTTTTGTGCCAGTCAATGTCACTCTGATGCCGATGCAAAGACTGCGTCGAGTACCCAGGCTTCCCGGGGCTACGCATCAGACtctgagaaaaacgacagcGCATCACTTACAGACAGGAGCGCTGTGGAGGGAAAATGCAACAGCAACAGTATTCGCGTCACTGACGGGCGAGAAAGTGACTGGTTTCTGACCCAAAGCTTCAGGCACGAccaggagaaagagcagcTATATCAGGATGCTCTAAGAAGCTTTGCGGAATCCAGTCTTCCTGGCCCTTGTCAAGCTCCCTCTCACATGGAAGTCAGTCCCGATTCCGCCCAAGTGCCGGCCTGCGCCCTTTCCTCCCTAGCCCCTTGTCTCAATGCCTCCTTGGCTGGCACAGATGAGGCACCGTCATCAAGTGCGCTCTCCGAAGAGCGCGATCTGCATCGGGCTTCGGGCGAAAGCATCGTGGTCTTCAGCGCAACTGATGAGAAGGGAGTCTTTTACGTTAGGACGACAAGCGTTTCTCCGGTTCCTTCACCAACAAATGTGGATAGTGAAGCATCTTCGTTCGACCTCTCACCGCAAACCATGGACGGCGACTGCCACCATACCAACAAGACAACAGAACCCGAACCACTCTCCATGGAAGCTGCCGGCTCTCCCGCCGGGCCGAAGCGTTATCGAGTAGGTGCGTATTCCTGCGATGACTACGCCTACAGGCAAACGAGTGATGGAGAGCCACCTGCGACGTATATCGTTCAACTGACAGACTCGGATTGCAGTGAATTTAGCTCCGCCGTAGCACATGGATCTAGTGTGGCACCGGCAAGTGGTGTGGCGAACCAGCTGAATCCACCATCTCCTCTTCAGAGTGCGTGGAAGACTCTTAAAAGGAAGTCACGGAAGTCTTTGCAAAATGCGATCCAGTACCTCAGCAGCAGCAGTGAAGCACAGTCAGATGAATGTCACATCGCCAAACCTGTCCCTGTTCGTGGGAATAGTGGAGAAGAATACTGCCACACTCCACCAGGCGCACGGACTGAACGAAGCAGGAAAGCGCCCACTgggcagaggcgagaggttTCCAGTACTAGTGGAGTGCCGACTTCGATGGGGGTTGGGCCGTCCCATCCGAATAGTCAAAGGGGCATGCAATCGCCATTGACAACTCCCTctggagaagaggtcgacctctctgcgtctgtcggCGCACCCACTGGTGCCCATGAAGAAACAAAAGCCGGACCTAGCGGTGACGTTCAGACGCTGCCCGACACAGATTCCGGCGATGCACCTGTGAAATCCAGGGGGACTGCGACTGGTGCTGAGGCGCAAATCACCAGTGGTGGATATAAGTTAGCATCAAATGCGTGTCCCTCGTGGAAAAGCAGGGATATTTTCCCGGGGCTACGATCTGATGATAGTCTAAAACAAGACGATGACTCTGGGGAGGTACCTAAAGATTCCCGCGCTGCGTGTACGGGGGACTGGGTCTCAGACTCTTCCAATACAGGTTGGGGGCCAGCGGAAAAGCAAGCCCGCAGCTTGCCAGGCAACACAAAATATTCACCACCATCGTTTGTCGGTGATGCGGCAAAGAATCAAGCGGAGTGGCCTGAAGGTGATATTTCAGGTGACGATGGTAGCGTCAATTTGTCTCTGAGTTCCTCCGAAGCAGATTTTCAACCCTAA